From the candidate division KSB1 bacterium genome, one window contains:
- a CDS encoding SDR family NAD(P)-dependent oxidoreductase — MSEAKNPQASGMEIAIIGMAGRFPGANNLEEFWRNLRDGVESISFFTDEELQAAGVPAALYRQPNYVRARGILSGVDLFDAGFFGFLPREAELLDPQHRLFLECAWETIEQAGYNPENYPGLIGVFGGVGMNAYLLSYVMTRGGALDPAEGYQLAIGNDKDFLATRVSYKLNLKGPSLAVQTACSTSLVAVVLACQSLLSYQCDMALAGGVTISLPQESGYLYQEGMILSPDGHCRAFDAKAQGTVPGNGVGTVLLKRLEEALADGDTIHAVIKGTALNNDGSLKVGYTAPSVDGQAEVIATALAVANVDPASIGYIETHGTGTPLGDPIEIAALTRVFREKTAAKHFCALGAVKSNVGHLDAAAGIAGLIKTVLALAHREIPPSRHFERPNPQIDFTNSPFFVNAELREWPSNGSPRRAGVSSFGIGGTNAHVILEEAPAVRRAAASRPWQLVLLSARSPQALETMTDQLARHLRAHPGLPLPDVAYTLQTGRKRFTHRRMLVAGSRDDALTILEQRDPKRLLGAAFAKEQSPPPIVFMFSGQGAQYVNMGLELYQQEAGFRDCLDFCADFLRPLLDVDLRRLLYPPAEKTEQAAAQLQQTFLTQSALFVIEYALAKLWQEWGVTPQAMIGHSIGEYVAACLAGVFTLEEALTLVASRGRLMQSLPGGAMLSVPLEENKLRPLLDGGLALAAVNAPANCVVSGTVAAIADLQAKLAEKGIECRRLHTSHAFHSEMMEAILPAFTAEVKKVKRQPPKLPFLSNLTGTWITAGEATDPAYWAQHLRHTVRFGDGVQELLQDSSRVFLEVGPGQTLSALVKRQPNTVGRVILSSLRHPQEQQSDMAFLLTTLGRLWLAGVPIDWTGFYKHEQRRRVPLPTYPFERQRYWLETGSARSAPAIAKDLQKKTNLAGWFYLPSWRRRDQAGATAMAAPQHWLLFADDSGLAAALTEELQQRRQTVTLVKIGRQFARRDDGSFTITPLLRADYERLLDELVARHQTPQVILHLWSIDGRDQAGDYRAAKERGFDSLLLLTQALAKHLPAAALQIGAVTAQAQEVTGEENLQPAQATLTGLCRVIPQEFPNFVCRSIDVIPVNGAWPAAICHSLLQEFAGDNPATVIAYRGGHRWVQSFEPLPLENATPPRLREHGVYLITGGLGRIGLTFAEYLAEAVRAKLVLVERSAFPEKAQWPAWLREPSRNGDTAKMQRLLALEGKGAEVLVVQADVANEAEMRQALTQAEARFGALHGVIHAAGKVGAATFRTLAELTPAEVEEQWRAKVEGTRVLQRLLSGRELDFVVLQSSLASQLGGLGFAAYAAANLYLDAFAQQQQRAGQRQWISVNWDGWDFGETAPTGLGSQAVELGITPAEGVAVFQRILATPGLAQIVVSTADLDARLERWISATRREQKPAAEGAAATRHARPNLPTAYVAPANELEQQIVELWEKLLGIAGIGRHDNFFELGGNSLLGTQLASQLRSTFQVELPLRRLFEDPTPAAVAAVIAEARKTGEEEVNKIAEMLALVEKLSPEEVAAMLGREKATP, encoded by the coding sequence ATGAGTGAGGCAAAAAATCCGCAGGCGAGCGGCATGGAAATCGCCATCATCGGCATGGCGGGTCGCTTTCCGGGCGCAAACAATCTCGAAGAGTTTTGGCGCAATCTGCGCGATGGCGTCGAGTCGATCTCCTTCTTCACCGACGAAGAATTGCAGGCTGCCGGTGTTCCGGCCGCGCTCTATCGCCAGCCCAACTATGTGCGCGCCCGCGGCATTCTCAGCGGGGTGGATCTGTTCGACGCCGGTTTCTTCGGCTTCCTCCCCCGCGAGGCCGAGTTGCTCGATCCGCAGCACCGTCTGTTTCTGGAATGCGCATGGGAGACCATCGAGCAGGCCGGCTACAATCCCGAAAACTATCCGGGCTTGATCGGCGTGTTTGGCGGCGTGGGCATGAATGCCTACCTGCTTTCCTATGTGATGACGCGCGGCGGCGCCCTCGATCCCGCGGAGGGCTATCAGCTCGCCATCGGCAACGACAAGGATTTTCTCGCCACGCGCGTTTCCTACAAACTCAATCTCAAAGGGCCGAGCCTGGCGGTGCAAACCGCCTGCTCCACTTCGCTGGTGGCGGTGGTGCTGGCGTGCCAGAGCCTGCTGAGCTATCAATGTGACATGGCGCTGGCGGGCGGTGTCACCATCAGCCTGCCGCAGGAGAGTGGCTATCTCTATCAGGAGGGCATGATTCTCTCGCCCGACGGCCATTGCCGCGCCTTCGACGCCAAAGCGCAGGGCACGGTGCCGGGCAACGGCGTCGGCACGGTTTTGCTCAAACGCCTGGAAGAGGCACTCGCCGATGGCGATACGATTCATGCCGTGATCAAGGGCACGGCGCTCAACAATGACGGCTCCCTCAAAGTCGGCTACACCGCGCCGAGCGTCGACGGCCAGGCCGAGGTGATCGCCACCGCGCTGGCCGTGGCGAATGTCGATCCCGCCAGCATCGGCTATATTGAAACGCATGGCACCGGCACGCCGCTGGGCGATCCCATCGAAATCGCGGCACTGACGCGCGTGTTCCGTGAAAAAACCGCGGCGAAACATTTCTGCGCGTTGGGCGCGGTCAAGAGCAATGTCGGCCATCTCGATGCCGCCGCCGGTATTGCCGGGCTGATCAAGACGGTGCTGGCGCTCGCGCATCGTGAGATTCCGCCCAGCCGGCATTTCGAGCGGCCCAATCCGCAGATCGATTTCACCAACAGTCCCTTCTTCGTCAACGCGGAATTGCGCGAATGGCCGAGCAATGGCTCGCCGCGCCGCGCCGGCGTCAGCTCGTTCGGCATCGGCGGCACCAACGCCCACGTCATTCTCGAGGAAGCGCCGGCGGTCCGCCGCGCGGCGGCCTCCCGGCCGTGGCAACTCGTGCTGCTCTCGGCACGCTCGCCGCAGGCGCTGGAAACGATGACGGACCAGCTCGCCCGGCATCTGCGCGCGCATCCCGGGCTGCCGCTGCCCGACGTCGCTTACACGCTGCAAACCGGCCGCAAGCGCTTCACGCACCGCCGCATGCTGGTGGCCGGCTCGCGCGACGACGCCCTGACGATTTTGGAGCAACGCGACCCCAAACGTTTGCTGGGCGCCGCGTTTGCGAAAGAGCAAAGCCCGCCGCCGATCGTGTTCATGTTCAGCGGCCAGGGCGCGCAGTACGTCAACATGGGGTTGGAGCTCTACCAGCAGGAGGCCGGCTTTCGTGACTGTCTCGATTTCTGCGCCGACTTTCTCCGGCCGCTTTTGGATGTCGATCTGCGGCGTCTGCTTTATCCGCCGGCGGAGAAGACCGAACAGGCCGCCGCACAACTGCAGCAGACGTTTCTCACCCAGTCGGCGCTGTTTGTGATCGAATATGCGCTGGCCAAATTGTGGCAGGAATGGGGCGTGACGCCGCAGGCCATGATCGGCCACAGCATCGGCGAATACGTCGCGGCCTGCCTCGCCGGCGTGTTCACGCTGGAAGAGGCGCTGACGCTGGTGGCCAGTCGCGGCCGCTTGATGCAAAGTCTGCCCGGCGGCGCGATGTTGAGCGTGCCACTGGAGGAAAACAAGCTGCGGCCGTTGCTCGACGGCGGGCTGGCGCTGGCCGCCGTCAATGCGCCGGCCAATTGTGTCGTTTCCGGCACGGTGGCAGCGATCGCCGACTTGCAGGCGAAACTCGCCGAAAAGGGGATCGAATGCCGCCGGCTGCACACCTCGCACGCCTTCCATTCGGAAATGATGGAGGCGATTCTGCCGGCATTCACTGCCGAGGTGAAAAAAGTCAAACGGCAACCGCCCAAGCTGCCCTTCCTCTCCAACCTCACCGGCACGTGGATCACCGCCGGCGAGGCAACGGATCCGGCTTACTGGGCGCAGCATCTCCGCCACACCGTCCGCTTTGGCGACGGCGTGCAGGAACTTTTGCAAGACAGCAGCCGCGTCTTTCTCGAAGTCGGACCGGGACAAACCTTGAGTGCGCTGGTGAAGCGGCAACCCAACACCGTGGGTCGCGTCATTCTGTCGTCCCTGCGCCATCCGCAGGAGCAGCAGTCGGACATGGCATTTTTGCTGACCACGCTCGGCCGGCTGTGGCTCGCCGGTGTGCCGATCGACTGGACCGGTTTTTACAAACACGAGCAACGCCGGCGGGTGCCGCTGCCCACTTACCCCTTCGAGCGCCAGCGTTACTGGCTGGAGACGGGCAGCGCGCGGTCGGCACCGGCGATTGCGAAAGACTTGCAAAAAAAGACGAACCTTGCCGGGTGGTTCTATCTGCCCTCGTGGCGCCGCCGCGACCAGGCCGGCGCCACCGCCATGGCAGCGCCGCAGCATTGGTTGCTCTTTGCCGATGACAGCGGTCTGGCCGCGGCTTTGACGGAGGAGTTGCAGCAACGCCGGCAAACCGTCACGCTGGTGAAAATCGGACGGCAGTTCGCCCGCCGCGACGACGGCAGTTTCACGATTACGCCCCTGCTCCGCGCAGATTATGAACGCCTGCTCGATGAGTTGGTGGCGCGGCATCAGACGCCGCAAGTCATCCTGCACTTGTGGAGTATCGACGGCCGCGATCAGGCGGGTGATTACCGCGCCGCCAAAGAACGCGGCTTCGACAGCCTGCTGTTGCTGACGCAGGCGCTGGCCAAACACCTGCCTGCTGCCGCGCTGCAAATCGGCGCGGTCACCGCGCAGGCGCAGGAGGTAACCGGCGAAGAGAACTTGCAACCGGCGCAGGCCACGCTGACCGGCCTGTGCCGGGTCATCCCGCAGGAGTTTCCCAATTTTGTCTGCCGCAGCATCGATGTGATCCCCGTCAACGGCGCATGGCCGGCAGCGATTTGCCACAGCTTGTTGCAGGAATTTGCCGGCGACAACCCCGCCACGGTGATTGCCTACCGCGGCGGACATCGCTGGGTGCAGAGCTTCGAGCCGCTGCCCCTGGAAAATGCCACGCCGCCGCGACTGCGCGAGCACGGCGTTTATCTCATCACCGGCGGCCTGGGGCGCATCGGCCTGACCTTCGCGGAATATCTCGCCGAAGCCGTGCGCGCGAAACTGGTGCTCGTCGAGCGCAGCGCCTTCCCGGAAAAAGCGCAGTGGCCGGCATGGCTGCGTGAGCCGTCGCGCAACGGCGACACGGCCAAAATGCAAAGGCTGCTGGCGCTGGAGGGCAAAGGCGCCGAAGTGTTGGTGGTGCAGGCCGACGTCGCCAATGAGGCGGAGATGCGGCAGGCGCTGACTCAGGCCGAGGCGCGCTTCGGCGCGCTGCACGGGGTGATTCACGCCGCCGGCAAGGTGGGCGCGGCAACCTTCCGCACCCTCGCCGAACTTACGCCGGCGGAGGTGGAAGAGCAATGGCGCGCCAAAGTCGAGGGCACGCGCGTGCTCCAGCGCTTGCTGAGCGGCCGGGAATTGGATTTCGTCGTGCTGCAATCCTCGCTCGCCAGCCAGCTTGGCGGCCTGGGGTTCGCGGCCTATGCTGCCGCCAATCTCTATCTCGATGCGTTTGCGCAGCAGCAACAGCGCGCCGGCCAGCGGCAGTGGATCAGCGTCAACTGGGACGGCTGGGATTTCGGCGAGACGGCGCCCACCGGTCTCGGCAGTCAGGCGGTGGAGCTGGGCATCACGCCCGCCGAGGGCGTCGCGGTGTTCCAGCGCATTTTGGCCACGCCGGGGCTGGCGCAGATCGTAGTGTCCACTGCCGATCTCGACGCCCGGCTCGAACGCTGGATCAGCGCCACACGCCGGGAGCAAAAGCCGGCGGCCGAGGGCGCGGCCGCAACACGGCATGCGCGACCGAATCTGCCCACCGCCTACGTGGCCCCGGCCAATGAGCTGGAGCAGCAAATCGTCGAGCTGTGGGAAAAGTTGCTGGGCATCGCGGGGATTGGCCGGCACGACAATTTCTTCGAACTGGGCGGCAATTCGCTGCTGGGGACGCAGCTTGCCTCGCAGCTCCGCAGCACCTTTCAGGTGGAGTTGCCGTTGCGCCGCTTGTTTGAAGACCCCACGCCGGCGGCGGTGGCGGCCGTCATTGCCGAGGCGAGAAAGACCGGGGAGGAGGAGGTCAACAAGATCGCCGAGATGCTGGCGCTGGTGGAAAAACTCTCGCCGGAGGAAGTCGCGGCGATGCTGGGCCGGGAGAAAGCTACACCGTAG
- a CDS encoding amino acid adenylation domain-containing protein, whose amino-acid sequence MNTHTRSDLAALAAQIAGLPPEKRQLLEKLFAQQGVNFSALAPIPRRHKTDVLPLSFSQQRLWFLDQLNPGSAFYNIAYAIHLQGGLDTAALSASLNEIIRRHEILRTTFDRRNGQPVQIIADTRSLELPVIDLQQLDANSRRAEAERLAAAEAGQPYDLARGPLLRATLLRLQPAEHLLLLGMHHIIADGWSMAVLIREMSALYTAFRSGRPSPLPPLRIQYADFALWQRDRLQGTTLENLLAYWKQRLGPTPPVLELPTDRPRPAVQSFNGATLRFELPQLLHEQLKDLCQQQGVTLFMCLLAAFKVLLCRYSGQQDICVGTPVANRNRAETEELIGFFVNTLALRSDLSGDPTFSEVLQRVRETALGAFEHQDLPFERLVEELQPERDMSRSPLFQVMFTFQNAAFPDLQLPGLRINVQEVDSHTVKFDLLLSMEENNGLRGKLEYATDLFDAATMQRLLGHFRTLLEGIVANPGARLSQLPLLTADERRQLLVEWQPDQPVAESMPPIHHRIAEQAARTPDAIAVVCGERQLSYAELNRRANQLAHLLRKSGVGPEVIVGLYLERSPEAVIGLLGILKAGGVYLPLDPAYPRDRLTFMLKDARAAVVLTQPDLVATLPPLENATVLPLDAAWQALSRERDDTPPTAVHDGQAAYVIYTSGSTGRPKGVLVSHGTLAKHCLCMREYYELTPADRVLQFAALNFDASLEQMLPALLAGAQLVLRDATLWTPAEFHQKVAAHGLTVINLPTAYWQELAQHWSEAPGKVSATNLRLVIIGGDEMPAATLRLWQRTPLKHVRLLNAYGPTETTITATAFEVPPEFAGGSGGRRVPIGRLLSGRRAYILDRTGGLVPVGIPGELHLGGAGVARGYLRRPDLTAERFVPDPFATHAGARLYKTGDLARWRPDGTIEFLGRRDHQVKIRGFRIELGEIEAVLRRHPAVRQAVVLAREDRPGDKRLVAYFVAASQDRPTVSELRHYLKSRLPEYMIPAAFVALDEFPQTPGGKVDLRSLPAPDESRPELESAYVAPRTPTESVLAALVAEVLHLERVGIHDNFFELGGHSLLATQVMSQVREIFQVEVPLRRIFETPTVEGLALALAEAQAGQEDRDKLEKMLADLDQLSDEEVQKLLQEEESSLV is encoded by the coding sequence ATGAACACGCACACGCGCAGTGATCTCGCCGCGCTCGCGGCACAAATCGCCGGCCTGCCGCCGGAGAAACGCCAGTTGTTGGAGAAACTCTTTGCGCAGCAGGGCGTGAATTTTTCCGCACTCGCGCCCATCCCGCGCCGGCACAAGACGGACGTGCTGCCGCTTTCCTTCTCCCAGCAACGGCTGTGGTTTCTCGATCAACTCAACCCCGGCAGCGCCTTTTACAACATTGCCTACGCCATTCATCTGCAGGGCGGGTTGGACACCGCCGCCCTGTCGGCGAGCCTGAACGAAATCATCCGGCGCCACGAGATTCTGCGCACCACTTTCGACCGCCGCAACGGCCAGCCGGTGCAAATCATCGCGGACACGCGGTCACTCGAACTGCCGGTCATCGATCTGCAGCAGCTCGACGCAAACAGCCGCCGCGCAGAAGCGGAACGCCTCGCGGCAGCAGAGGCGGGGCAACCCTACGATCTCGCCCGCGGCCCGCTGCTGCGCGCCACCCTGCTGCGGCTGCAACCCGCGGAGCACCTGCTGCTGCTCGGCATGCATCACATCATCGCCGACGGCTGGTCGATGGCGGTGTTGATCCGGGAAATGAGCGCCCTCTACACCGCTTTCCGCAGCGGCCGTCCCTCGCCGCTGCCGCCGTTGCGCATTCAATATGCCGACTTCGCCCTTTGGCAGCGCGACCGGCTGCAGGGCACAACCCTGGAGAATCTCCTGGCCTATTGGAAACAGCGTCTCGGACCGACCCCGCCGGTGCTGGAGTTGCCCACCGACCGGCCACGGCCGGCGGTGCAATCCTTCAACGGCGCCACCCTCCGGTTCGAGTTGCCGCAATTGCTGCATGAGCAGCTCAAAGACCTGTGCCAGCAGCAGGGCGTGACGCTGTTCATGTGCCTGCTGGCGGCTTTCAAGGTTTTGCTGTGCCGCTACAGCGGCCAGCAGGATATTTGCGTCGGCACGCCGGTGGCCAACCGCAACCGCGCCGAAACCGAGGAGCTCATCGGCTTCTTCGTCAACACGCTGGCGCTGCGCAGCGATCTCTCCGGCGATCCGACTTTTAGCGAGGTGCTGCAGCGGGTACGCGAAACCGCCCTGGGCGCCTTTGAACATCAGGACCTGCCGTTCGAGAGGCTGGTGGAAGAACTGCAGCCCGAGCGCGACATGAGCCGCAGTCCGCTCTTTCAAGTGATGTTCACCTTTCAAAACGCCGCCTTTCCCGACCTGCAGCTTCCCGGCTTGCGAATCAACGTCCAGGAGGTGGACAGCCACACGGTCAAATTCGATCTGCTGCTTTCGATGGAGGAGAACAACGGCCTGCGCGGCAAACTGGAGTATGCCACCGACCTGTTCGACGCGGCGACCATGCAACGGCTGCTGGGCCATTTCCGCACCCTGCTGGAGGGCATCGTGGCCAACCCCGGTGCCCGCCTGTCGCAGTTGCCGCTGTTGACAGCGGACGAACGCCGCCAGCTTCTCGTCGAATGGCAGCCGGATCAACCCGTGGCGGAGAGCATGCCTCCGATTCATCACCGGATTGCCGAGCAGGCGGCCCGCACCCCGGATGCCATCGCCGTGGTGTGCGGTGAGCGGCAGCTCAGCTATGCGGAGTTGAACCGGCGCGCCAACCAGCTCGCCCATCTTTTGAGAAAGTCGGGCGTCGGCCCGGAAGTCATCGTCGGGCTGTATCTCGAACGTTCGCCGGAGGCAGTCATCGGGTTGCTCGGCATACTCAAGGCGGGCGGCGTCTACCTGCCGCTGGATCCGGCGTATCCGCGCGACCGGCTGACCTTCATGCTCAAGGATGCCCGCGCCGCTGTCGTGCTCACGCAACCGGATTTGGTCGCGACCCTGCCGCCGCTGGAAAATGCCACGGTGCTGCCGCTGGATGCGGCATGGCAGGCCCTCAGCCGCGAGCGGGACGACACACCGCCAACGGCCGTGCACGATGGACAGGCCGCCTACGTCATCTACACCTCCGGCTCAACCGGCCGGCCGAAAGGCGTGCTTGTTTCACACGGCACGCTCGCCAAACATTGTCTGTGCATGCGGGAATACTACGAGCTGACACCTGCGGACCGCGTGCTGCAATTTGCCGCGCTCAATTTCGATGCCTCCCTCGAACAGATGCTGCCGGCGTTGCTGGCTGGTGCGCAACTGGTGCTGCGCGATGCCACCCTGTGGACGCCGGCGGAATTTCACCAGAAAGTCGCCGCCCACGGGTTGACCGTCATCAACCTGCCCACCGCCTATTGGCAGGAACTCGCGCAACACTGGAGCGAAGCGCCCGGGAAGGTGTCCGCCACCAATCTGCGGCTGGTGATCATCGGCGGCGATGAAATGCCGGCGGCCACGCTGCGGCTTTGGCAAAGAACGCCGCTCAAGCACGTGCGCTTGTTGAATGCCTACGGCCCCACCGAGACCACCATCACGGCCACGGCTTTTGAAGTGCCTCCTGAGTTTGCCGGCGGGAGCGGCGGGCGGCGCGTGCCGATTGGACGCTTGCTGTCTGGTCGCAGGGCTTACATTTTGGATCGCACCGGCGGGCTGGTGCCGGTTGGCATACCGGGCGAATTGCATCTCGGCGGCGCGGGCGTGGCGCGCGGCTATTTGCGCCGGCCGGATTTGACCGCCGAGCGCTTCGTCCCGGATCCATTTGCGACACACGCCGGCGCCCGCCTGTACAAAACCGGTGATTTGGCGCGCTGGCGGCCAGACGGCACCATCGAGTTCCTCGGCCGCCGCGATCATCAAGTGAAGATTCGCGGCTTCCGCATCGAATTGGGTGAGATCGAAGCGGTGTTGCGCCGGCATCCGGCGGTGCGGCAGGCGGTGGTGCTGGCGCGCGAGGACCGGCCGGGTGACAAGCGGCTGGTGGCTTATTTCGTTGCCGCGTCGCAAGACCGGCCGACAGTGAGCGAGCTGCGGCACTATCTCAAAAGCCGGCTGCCGGAGTACATGATCCCCGCCGCGTTCGTGGCGCTGGACGAGTTTCCGCAAACGCCCGGTGGCAAGGTGGATCTGCGCAGCCTGCCGGCGCCGGACGAGTCACGGCCGGAGCTGGAGTCCGCTTATGTTGCCCCGCGCACGCCGACGGAAAGCGTGCTCGCGGCACTGGTGGCGGAAGTGTTGCACCTCGAGCGGGTTGGCATCCATGACAATTTCTTCGAGCTGGGCGGCCATTCGCTGCTGGCGACACAGGTGATGTCACAAGTGCGGGAGATTTTTCAGGTGGAAGTGCCGTTGCGCAGGATCTTCGAGACCCCCACCGTGGAGGGGCTGGCACTGGCCCTCGCCGAGGCGCAGGCCGGTCAGGAAGACCGCGACAAGCTGGAGAAAATGCTGGCTGATCTCGACCAACTGAGCGATGAGGAAGTGCAGAAATTGTTGCAGGAAGAGGAGAGTTCGCTGGTGTGA
- a CDS encoding class I SAM-dependent methyltransferase encodes METAINQLAGRIAELPPEKRALFERLLREKGLPLPDDQSASGNTPAAEELAEVRESVREFFRRAAEDQSETAWHQPHPQSETIKSVTRKFYDAINRQLDASLFGSAAAFLNYGYAPDGSPEYSTIAVPRHYPNRHSLKLMLEVIGERDLTGAAVLDIGCGRGGMVQTLLRYFSPARVTGMDLSGGAVRFCQKNGDPRRSHFLQADAEKLPLAAAAFDCVTNVESSHNYPNRRDFYAEVFRVLKPGGWFLYADLLTLKQWQAAETWLAQMGFAITRNQDITGNVLRACDETAAARLAAFQQAGAGEQDLLGDFLAVPGSKPYDNMKLGISAYKILWLQKNTGVGTEGTGA; translated from the coding sequence ATGGAGACTGCGATCAATCAGCTTGCCGGCCGCATCGCGGAGTTGCCGCCGGAAAAACGCGCGCTGTTCGAGCGGCTGCTGCGGGAAAAGGGTCTGCCCCTTCCCGACGACCAATCCGCCAGCGGCAACACGCCGGCGGCGGAGGAACTGGCCGAAGTGCGGGAAAGCGTGCGGGAATTTTTTCGACGTGCCGCGGAAGACCAGTCCGAAACCGCCTGGCATCAGCCGCATCCGCAGAGCGAGACAATCAAAAGCGTCACCCGGAAATTTTATGATGCCATCAACCGGCAGCTCGATGCCTCGCTGTTCGGCAGCGCCGCCGCCTTTCTGAATTATGGCTACGCGCCCGACGGCAGTCCGGAATACTCGACCATCGCGGTGCCGCGGCATTATCCCAATCGCCACTCCCTCAAGCTGATGCTGGAAGTCATCGGCGAACGGGATCTCACCGGCGCCGCGGTTCTCGACATCGGCTGCGGTCGCGGCGGCATGGTGCAAACCCTGTTGCGCTACTTTTCACCCGCCCGCGTCACGGGCATGGACTTGTCCGGCGGCGCGGTGCGCTTTTGTCAGAAAAACGGCGATCCGCGGCGCAGCCATTTTCTGCAGGCTGATGCCGAAAAACTGCCGCTGGCGGCGGCGGCCTTCGATTGCGTCACCAATGTCGAGTCCTCGCACAATTATCCCAACCGCCGCGATTTCTATGCGGAAGTGTTTCGCGTGCTCAAGCCCGGCGGCTGGTTTCTTTATGCCGATCTGCTGACTCTCAAACAATGGCAGGCCGCCGAAACATGGCTCGCGCAGATGGGCTTCGCGATCACCCGCAATCAGGACATCACCGGCAATGTCCTGCGCGCCTGCGATGAGACCGCCGCTGCACGGCTGGCGGCTTTTCAACAGGCCGGCGCCGGGGAGCAGGACCTGCTCGGCGATTTTCTCGCGGTCCCCGGCTCAAAGCCCTATGACAACATGAAACTCGGCATCTCCGCCTACAAAATTCTCTGGTTGCAAAAAAACACAGGAGTTGGCACGGAGGGAACAGGAGCATGA